One genomic window of Candidatus Binatia bacterium includes the following:
- a CDS encoding MBL fold metallo-hydrolase, with the protein MAHRQEQESARTEITEITPNVVRMELPISLPGLGHVNCYALLDDQGATVVDPGLPTPASFAALKDRLKQADLKVKDIHTVVITHSHGDHFGGTGKIVRESGAKVVAHRAFSLGSSRDQTPEVSVCDLHAQQGEEATSADVHPPHPELYGPDGSPTLRPVDKRNPMPVAPPRWGGPTPWGAKPPRPPLRWRLQMHLNRLIGKAMRFPDISVPVEAGDRLRLGGREWFIMHTPGHTNDHICLHCPEEGLFLAGDHVLPSITPHISGLSLEEDPLEAFFQSLDRAAAIPHVDQALPAHGHPFPDLAARCVAIKEHHQERLGKIRDIGHDIGPSSVEAFSEQLFRKRSWGSMAQSETYAHLEHLRRRGEAASRRSKSGQLIFET; encoded by the coding sequence ATGGCGCACCGACAGGAACAAGAATCCGCACGAACCGAGATCACCGAGATCACTCCAAACGTGGTCCGAATGGAATTACCCATCTCCCTGCCGGGACTGGGGCATGTGAACTGCTACGCACTGCTGGACGATCAAGGAGCGACGGTAGTCGATCCGGGTCTTCCGACGCCGGCTTCCTTCGCGGCCCTGAAAGACCGGCTCAAACAGGCCGATCTAAAGGTCAAGGATATTCATACCGTCGTCATCACCCATTCCCACGGCGATCATTTCGGCGGCACGGGCAAGATCGTTCGCGAATCCGGCGCCAAAGTGGTCGCGCACCGGGCCTTTTCGCTGGGATCCTCACGCGACCAGACGCCTGAGGTCTCGGTCTGCGACCTCCATGCCCAACAGGGAGAAGAGGCGACATCCGCCGATGTCCATCCTCCGCATCCCGAACTCTACGGACCAGACGGCTCCCCCACCTTGCGGCCCGTGGACAAGCGCAACCCGATGCCGGTTGCCCCTCCGCGATGGGGTGGACCCACACCCTGGGGCGCGAAGCCACCACGGCCGCCCCTGCGCTGGCGCTTGCAGATGCACCTGAACCGCCTGATCGGCAAGGCGATGCGCTTTCCCGATATCTCGGTGCCTGTCGAGGCCGGAGATCGTCTGCGCCTGGGTGGCCGGGAGTGGTTCATCATGCACACGCCGGGACATACCAACGACCATATCTGCCTGCATTGTCCTGAGGAGGGGCTCTTTCTGGCCGGAGACCACGTCCTCCCATCGATCACGCCCCATATTTCAGGTCTCTCACTGGAAGAGGATCCTCTGGAGGCATTCTTCCAATCTCTGGATCGTGCCGCCGCAATTCCACATGTGGACCAGGCGCTTCCGGCGCACGGTCATCCCTTTCCCGACCTTGCCGCTCGCTGCGTCGCGATCAAGGAACATCATCAGGAGCGTCTCGGCAAAATCCGGGACATCGGACATGATATCGGCCCCTCGAGCGTCGAGGCCTTCTCGGAGCAATTATTTCGCAAACGAAGCTGGGGCTCGATGGCTCAAAGCGAAACCTACGCGCACCTCGAACATCTGCGTCGGCGCGGGGAGGCGGCGTCTCGACGCTCCAAATCGGGGCAGCTGATCTTCGAAACCTGA
- a CDS encoding LLM class flavin-dependent oxidoreductase, whose amino-acid sequence MEIGVCVASHIGDIETVVEAEKLGFSHAWMADSQMLWSDCYATLALAAAQTTKIQLGTGVAVSATRPAPVHAAGIATINALAPGRTFFGIGTGNTAMRTMGQPPHRIREFDHYLESIKPLLRGEEAMMGPLTRGAKQARPIRHIMPEDGFVNFSDPIPLYVSGFGRRSLGLAGKYGDGAVLSLPPDLAVLEFLWQMIEAGATEAGRTIDRDQFYTTALTTITVLHEGERADSDRVKRECGAMAMASIHYAYEQFRNFGHAPPALLEEMWPRYTKMLEEFPAERRHQRIHAGHNCWVLPEEEGFLTEEILRTTCMIGTRDELLTRLRDLDAAGLDQVMLLPGFDARREVLAQVAAELLPHL is encoded by the coding sequence ATGGAAATCGGAGTCTGTGTGGCATCGCATATCGGAGACATCGAAACCGTCGTCGAAGCCGAAAAGCTGGGCTTCTCCCACGCGTGGATGGCCGACAGCCAAATGCTCTGGTCGGATTGCTACGCGACACTGGCGCTCGCAGCCGCGCAGACCACGAAAATTCAGCTCGGCACCGGTGTTGCGGTGTCTGCGACACGACCCGCACCTGTCCATGCGGCCGGCATTGCCACGATTAACGCGCTCGCACCCGGTCGGACTTTTTTTGGAATCGGCACCGGCAACACGGCGATGCGAACCATGGGACAACCCCCACACCGCATTCGCGAGTTTGATCATTACCTGGAGTCCATAAAGCCGCTCCTGCGCGGCGAAGAGGCCATGATGGGGCCGTTGACCCGTGGCGCGAAGCAAGCCCGGCCGATCCGGCACATCATGCCCGAGGACGGCTTCGTCAATTTCAGCGATCCGATACCACTCTACGTCTCGGGGTTCGGGCGAAGGTCCCTCGGCCTGGCAGGGAAATACGGCGACGGTGCTGTGCTCTCTCTGCCCCCGGACCTGGCTGTCCTCGAGTTCCTCTGGCAGATGATCGAAGCGGGAGCGACCGAGGCGGGCCGGACAATCGATCGGGATCAGTTCTACACAACCGCGCTGACCACCATTACGGTCCTCCACGAAGGCGAGCGTGCAGACTCCGACAGGGTCAAACGCGAGTGTGGCGCCATGGCCATGGCCAGTATTCATTATGCCTACGAGCAATTCCGTAATTTCGGGCACGCCCCTCCCGCTCTGCTCGAAGAGATGTGGCCGCGGTACACAAAGATGCTCGAAGAATTCCCCGCCGAGCGGCGCCACCAGCGCATTCATGCCGGCCACAATTGCTGGGTGCTGCCCGAGGAAGAAGGCTTTCTCACGGAAGAGATTCTTCGGACCACTTGCATGATCGGCACCCGCGACGAACTCCTGACACGGCTACGCGACCTTGATGCAGCCGGTCTCGATCAGGTCATGCTCCTGCCCGGATTCGACGCCCGCCGCGAGGTTCTGGCACAAGTCGCCGCAGAGCTCCTGCCGCACCTCTGA
- a CDS encoding nitroreductase family deazaflavin-dependent oxidoreductase, whose translation MSSETRPEDSRMVRVITSPAFTWWIKNVAARIDPILYRLSNGRWTSFGPPAMPMVTITMKGRRTGKKRSVHLSAIEHEGLLLVVASAMGQEKHPAWRYNLEANPEVDIQVQGKSFRARAEMLDDEEKSRIWDEVRRILPMMFVYEKRTDRNIRLFRLRPIED comes from the coding sequence ATGAGCTCGGAGACAAGACCGGAAGACAGCCGAATGGTGCGTGTGATCACCTCGCCCGCCTTCACCTGGTGGATCAAAAACGTCGCCGCTCGCATCGATCCGATCCTCTACCGCCTCAGCAACGGAAGGTGGACATCTTTTGGGCCGCCCGCGATGCCCATGGTCACCATCACGATGAAGGGCCGCCGAACCGGAAAGAAGCGTTCGGTGCATCTATCCGCAATCGAACATGAAGGGCTGCTTCTGGTCGTCGCAAGTGCCATGGGCCAGGAAAAGCACCCGGCCTGGCGCTACAACCTCGAAGCCAACCCGGAAGTGGATATTCAGGTGCAGGGAAAAAGCTTTCGAGCCCGGGCCGAGATGCTCGACGATGAAGAGAAATCGCGAATCTGGGATGAGGTCCGCCGGATCCTGCCCATGATGTTCGTCTACGAAAAACGAACAGATCGTAATATTCGCCTGTTTCGACTGCGTCCGATCGAAGACTGA
- a CDS encoding nuclear transport factor 2 family protein: MKTRTSSLHANSDEDSRDEERFRNFLQDMVCARQAELAAVLHPEVVWHLPPFAQQKPISGATAVLEFLREGAAAVYEANSLTLEPALIAVSHGNASCLATIRGRLKGGRPYENQYAFFARMVAGQITEVWEILDSALLLDQLQPKS, translated from the coding sequence ATGAAAACGAGAACATCCAGCCTCCATGCCAACTCCGATGAGGACTCTCGGGACGAGGAAAGATTCAGGAATTTCCTGCAGGATATGGTTTGCGCCCGCCAAGCTGAGCTCGCAGCGGTCCTGCACCCGGAGGTGGTCTGGCACCTGCCGCCCTTCGCACAACAGAAACCAATTTCAGGTGCGACAGCGGTTCTGGAATTCCTGCGCGAAGGCGCCGCCGCCGTTTACGAGGCAAACAGCCTGACGCTCGAGCCGGCGCTGATTGCGGTCAGCCACGGGAATGCCTCCTGCCTCGCCACCATCCGTGGGCGACTCAAAGGCGGCCGCCCTTACGAGAATCAATATGCGTTCTTTGCGCGCATGGTTGCTGGACAGATCACCGAAGTCTGGGAAATCCTCGACAGTGCCCTGCTGCTCGACCAACTCCAGCCGAAAAGCTGA
- a CDS encoding cytochrome P450, whose translation MENQLKFPRAPVFPEDPRLILSDDFLQNPHPMLRELRENHPVARVGDTGVHLLSSWAIIVEALGREEDFSANLTGVLLRDVDGTPTTFDLPVSAGTQVIATADEPAHARHRNLVRARLLERQIAAMEPEIRAWVRSNLRTLLDAGGGDFVPLAETVPARVIGHLLGLPAEDVDQHRQWAMMGGEMLAGDLDLQRMQGLAEDTLAMAVYLSEHLPATTSPSAANDQAPTLMELLAGGVASEAIDPTEAIGIAIVMFGAGGESTSALLGSAIRLLAEDPELADELRCEPTRIPAFIEEVLRLEPPFKFHYRSVRRACELGGFALEAGDRLMLLWAAANRDPAVYDEPEQLQLDRTHPRHHMSFGRGAHFCVGAHLARLEARVVLEELLGSTNGFQLDDSAKVRHANSIFVRRLAHLPIRLQAVR comes from the coding sequence ATGGAAAATCAACTAAAATTCCCCCGAGCCCCCGTCTTTCCCGAGGATCCGCGATTGATTCTCTCGGATGATTTTCTCCAGAATCCGCACCCCATGTTGCGGGAACTCCGGGAGAATCACCCGGTTGCGAGGGTTGGAGATACCGGTGTGCATCTGCTGAGTTCGTGGGCGATCATCGTCGAGGCACTGGGTCGCGAGGAGGACTTCTCGGCTAATTTGACCGGAGTTCTTCTGCGAGATGTCGACGGCACGCCCACGACATTCGATCTGCCCGTCTCCGCCGGCACACAAGTCATTGCGACGGCCGATGAGCCGGCACACGCCCGCCACCGGAATTTGGTCCGTGCTCGGCTGCTCGAGCGTCAGATCGCCGCCATGGAGCCCGAGATCCGCGCGTGGGTGCGATCGAACCTGCGCACGCTGCTGGATGCCGGCGGGGGGGATTTCGTCCCTTTGGCAGAAACGGTTCCCGCTCGTGTCATTGGACATCTCCTCGGCTTGCCGGCCGAAGACGTCGATCAGCATCGGCAATGGGCAATGATGGGTGGAGAGATGCTGGCCGGCGATCTTGACCTCCAGAGAATGCAGGGACTGGCCGAGGATACTCTGGCGATGGCCGTTTACCTGAGTGAGCATCTGCCGGCGACAACATCGCCCTCTGCGGCAAACGATCAGGCGCCGACCTTGATGGAGCTGTTGGCCGGAGGAGTTGCTTCCGAGGCGATCGATCCGACCGAGGCGATCGGGATTGCAATCGTCATGTTTGGCGCCGGTGGTGAATCAACCAGCGCACTGCTTGGGTCGGCGATTCGTCTGCTGGCGGAAGACCCGGAGCTGGCGGATGAGCTTCGTTGCGAACCGACACGGATCCCGGCTTTCATCGAGGAGGTCCTGCGGCTTGAGCCTCCCTTCAAATTCCACTACCGCTCGGTTCGTCGCGCCTGCGAGCTGGGCGGTTTTGCCCTGGAGGCGGGCGATCGACTCATGCTGCTCTGGGCCGCTGCGAATCGGGACCCGGCTGTTTATGACGAGCCCGAGCAATTGCAACTCGATCGAACCCATCCACGACACCATATGAGCTTCGGGCGTGGCGCCCATTTCTGCGTTGGTGCCCACCTTGCAAGACTTGAGGCGCGAGTGGTCCTCGAGGAACTTCTCGGCTCGACCAACGGGTTCCAGCTTGATGACTCGGCGAAGGTTCGGCATGCCAACAGTATTTTTGTTCGGCGATTGGCGCATCTGCCGATTCGCCTTCAGGCCGTCCGCTGA
- a CDS encoding neutral/alkaline non-lysosomal ceramidase N-terminal domain-containing protein codes for MQIGVSKKEIPVRVPGIGMFGWGVPSNFVEESATPVHARAFLLETTDETIVIVSCELLCISHAINDAVVDRLATEHPDIGIERRNLMLLATHTHSAPGGYSAYPFYAMEAPGFSPEILEDITATIVEAIREAWATRCAGEVRFAQSEFDADARVAFNRSPLSWNRNPETPKITWENRHLGVDRRMKLLRFDTAEGVCLGTINFFGIHGTSVHSDNRKVHFDNKGYAATLLEDTQGPGFVGAFAQATTGDITPNFQEHPGKPWTRGMYPDDDASARYSGELQKAKAEEILGNAEQQPPLEARLIARHQYRDLAAIEVDPQFVDGASDRRTAPGKLGMAMFFGTDEGPGLPRKLLFLQSLAQKIRPLWRLVPRSKAARLRQKQHDATHAEKVTVMELAEHRVLGIRGLRKLPLGKDPNPNLRMIRKMDPHGLTDPKPWTPQILPAQLCIIGSVAIAAIPHEMTTMSGKRVEESLLAELESIGVRDVIVAGYANAYAGYVTTPEEYALQDYEGASTHFGKWTLPGWMTIFADLARETAEEAPPTAELQAPRFSAQDLDGRLYEPRPPAND; via the coding sequence ATGCAAATCGGCGTATCCAAAAAGGAAATCCCGGTAAGGGTCCCGGGCATTGGCATGTTTGGCTGGGGCGTCCCGAGCAACTTCGTGGAAGAATCGGCCACGCCCGTGCATGCTCGAGCGTTCCTGCTCGAGACAACCGACGAAACGATCGTGATCGTGAGCTGCGAATTGCTCTGCATCAGCCATGCCATCAACGATGCCGTCGTCGACCGACTCGCCACCGAACATCCCGACATCGGGATCGAGCGTCGCAACCTGATGCTGCTCGCCACGCATACCCATAGCGCGCCGGGAGGCTATTCGGCCTACCCCTTCTATGCGATGGAAGCTCCGGGGTTCTCTCCGGAAATTCTCGAGGATATCACTGCGACAATCGTCGAGGCCATTCGGGAAGCCTGGGCGACAAGGTGCGCGGGGGAAGTGCGCTTTGCGCAAAGCGAATTCGACGCCGATGCACGCGTTGCCTTCAACCGTTCCCCACTATCCTGGAACCGGAATCCGGAGACGCCAAAAATCACGTGGGAAAATCGGCATCTGGGCGTGGACCGGCGCATGAAACTGCTGCGATTCGATACCGCCGAGGGCGTTTGTCTCGGGACGATCAACTTCTTCGGCATCCACGGCACCAGCGTTCATAGCGACAACCGAAAAGTCCATTTCGATAACAAGGGCTACGCGGCAACACTTCTGGAGGACACGCAGGGCCCCGGCTTTGTGGGCGCCTTCGCGCAGGCCACGACCGGGGATATCACCCCGAACTTTCAGGAGCATCCGGGCAAGCCCTGGACTCGGGGCATGTACCCCGACGACGACGCTAGCGCTCGCTACAGCGGCGAACTGCAAAAAGCCAAGGCCGAGGAAATCCTCGGAAACGCCGAACAACAACCCCCTCTTGAGGCTCGCTTGATAGCCCGCCACCAATACCGGGACCTCGCCGCCATCGAGGTCGACCCGCAATTCGTTGACGGCGCATCCGACCGACGAACGGCCCCCGGCAAGCTCGGCATGGCCATGTTCTTTGGCACCGACGAAGGCCCCGGTCTGCCGCGCAAGCTCCTTTTCCTGCAGAGTCTGGCCCAAAAAATTCGCCCGCTATGGCGTCTCGTGCCGCGCAGCAAAGCCGCCAGGCTGCGACAAAAGCAACATGATGCGACCCATGCCGAAAAGGTGACGGTCATGGAATTGGCAGAACATCGGGTGCTGGGCATCCGCGGGCTGCGAAAACTGCCGCTGGGCAAAGACCCCAATCCAAACCTGCGCATGATCCGCAAGATGGACCCCCACGGCCTGACCGACCCCAAACCCTGGACACCGCAGATCCTCCCGGCCCAACTCTGCATTATCGGCTCAGTCGCCATTGCCGCCATCCCGCATGAAATGACGACAATGTCCGGCAAGCGAGTTGAGGAATCCCTGCTTGCCGAACTCGAATCGATAGGCGTTCGTGATGTTATCGTCGCCGGTTACGCCAATGCCTATGCAGGTTATGTGACGACACCTGAGGAATACGCGCTGCAGGACTACGAGGGCGCCAGTACCCACTTCGGCAAATGGACCCTGCCCGGCTGGATGACGATCTTTGCCGATCTGGCTCGCGAAACTGCCGAAGAGGCCCCTCCGACCGCTGAACTGCAGGCGCCGCGATTCTCTGCCCAGGACCTCGACGGCCGCCTCTATGAACCCAGGCCGCCGGCCAACGACTGA
- a CDS encoding PQQ-binding-like beta-propeller repeat protein gives MRRNGLERKLRWRVLGDAVPLRVWLAAIFFSVGAVACHSTPKVFPIPGPSEWKPEGCRPVSRSESGIEGRGIWRNLHTDSRNSDEVSVVLSPEFSPGWVAESSMWNASGVVFDRFSNVYFTPLFPHENVVLIGLDGKTGNRLWAIPGKGNRVGAGSPMVLDDPDRPGEEIIYLGLQDRALAVRTSGEVVWDVPTGLSRTPSNSMSVFGVNYSARADALVAVAADGSIYVLDRKTGRKLLSAPQALPGAPGVARTLAAELTPELSAKVAAIVSPFLNLPPGLEFEDVLHIIFGEGVVVANFFAIDSDTGAMYFAATAPDEADGVVDGVAATGALYRMDLVHDDGKIALRETCRKTFRGGSASTPALRADGERVYVADAEGRVLALNSSCEQLWEVDTGEQVHGSIAVSSDKGELYASSSRAITKIVDRGDRGELIWQTRPDAYDLGPLQETINVQMLTVAANGIAFQGGAGVSREGARVPFPLRTGMGLLDRDTGEVLYFSDGPDEAVSVVSIGPDGMMVIGDTPFRRAFVRAIRPSMTEPLSGGVHKWTTARPDLIVRDAVCAAESRLANARANETLCPESSRDEEFLVQQLLAQAALHADHGVMASSIARLQKAPEVSGLANLCARLAESGSGGPA, from the coding sequence ATGAGGAGAAATGGTCTTGAACGGAAGCTCCGCTGGCGGGTTTTGGGTGATGCGGTCCCGTTGCGTGTTTGGCTGGCTGCGATATTTTTTTCCGTAGGTGCCGTTGCCTGTCATTCTACGCCCAAGGTTTTTCCCATTCCCGGACCCTCGGAATGGAAGCCGGAGGGCTGTCGTCCGGTGAGTCGCAGCGAGTCCGGGATCGAGGGGCGCGGTATTTGGCGCAATCTCCATACGGATAGTCGCAACTCGGACGAGGTCTCCGTGGTCCTCTCGCCCGAATTTTCCCCGGGTTGGGTGGCCGAGTCGTCGATGTGGAACGCTTCCGGTGTTGTTTTCGATCGCTTCAGCAATGTTTATTTCACCCCGCTTTTTCCCCACGAAAATGTTGTCTTGATTGGTCTCGACGGCAAAACCGGGAATCGCCTCTGGGCGATTCCGGGCAAAGGTAACCGTGTCGGCGCGGGTTCGCCGATGGTTCTGGACGATCCGGATCGTCCAGGTGAGGAAATCATCTACCTCGGGCTTCAGGACCGAGCATTGGCCGTCCGCACTAGCGGCGAGGTCGTCTGGGACGTCCCGACGGGGCTCTCCCGAACGCCGAGCAACAGCATGAGTGTCTTCGGGGTCAACTATTCGGCCCGTGCCGATGCCCTGGTGGCGGTCGCTGCCGACGGGAGCATTTATGTGCTGGATCGCAAGACCGGCAGAAAGCTCCTGAGCGCACCGCAGGCCCTTCCCGGGGCACCGGGCGTGGCCCGAACGCTCGCCGCCGAGTTGACCCCGGAGTTGTCCGCAAAGGTGGCCGCGATTGTTTCGCCTTTTCTGAATTTACCGCCCGGTCTCGAATTCGAAGACGTTCTTCATATCATTTTCGGCGAAGGTGTCGTTGTTGCCAATTTCTTCGCTATCGATTCCGACACGGGCGCGATGTATTTTGCGGCGACGGCCCCGGATGAAGCGGACGGTGTGGTCGACGGGGTCGCTGCTACAGGTGCTCTCTACCGAATGGACCTGGTTCACGACGACGGCAAAATCGCCCTGCGAGAAACCTGCCGCAAGACATTTCGTGGAGGTTCGGCGTCGACGCCGGCGCTCCGCGCGGATGGTGAACGGGTGTATGTTGCGGATGCCGAAGGCAGAGTGCTGGCCCTGAATTCTTCGTGCGAGCAACTCTGGGAGGTCGACACCGGCGAACAGGTGCATGGTTCGATTGCCGTGAGTAGCGACAAGGGGGAGCTTTATGCTTCCTCGAGTCGCGCGATTACCAAGATCGTCGACCGAGGCGATCGCGGGGAACTCATCTGGCAAACGCGCCCGGATGCATACGATCTTGGCCCCTTGCAGGAGACGATCAACGTGCAGATGCTCACAGTCGCGGCCAACGGAATTGCTTTTCAGGGTGGCGCGGGCGTGAGTCGTGAGGGTGCCCGCGTGCCTTTTCCTCTTCGCACCGGGATGGGTTTGCTTGATCGCGACACCGGTGAGGTGCTGTATTTTTCCGACGGACCTGACGAAGCGGTGAGCGTTGTCAGTATTGGTCCGGACGGAATGATGGTGATTGGCGATACTCCTTTTCGCCGCGCATTTGTGCGTGCGATACGACCCTCGATGACCGAGCCCTTGTCGGGTGGCGTGCATAAATGGACGACAGCCCGTCCCGATCTGATCGTGCGGGATGCTGTTTGCGCGGCCGAGTCTCGGCTGGCGAATGCGCGGGCGAATGAAACCCTTTGTCCGGAATCCAGTCGAGACGAAGAGTTTCTGGTGCAGCAGCTTTTGGCGCAGGCCGCCTTGCATGCCGATCACGGTGTGATGGCCTCGTCGATCGCACGTCTACAGAAGGCCCCCGAGGTCTCTGGCCTGGCAAATCTTTGCGCGCGTCTCGCGGAATCCGGGTCCGGCGGCCCTGCCTGA
- a CDS encoding MBOAT family O-acyltransferase: MSISIEAPPTFARYALFVSFFPQLIAGRILRGQEFLPQLTASARITTEKNRRGIWLIASGLPKKVILGDFLFAPLVEPIFADPGITSGPLHLLAIYAFAFQIYFDFSGYTDMARGIARLLGFEFPKNFEEPHLSRNPTEFWRRWQITPSRWLRDYLYIPLGGNRGGSFRSGSNLLITILMGGLWHGAGWNFLLWGGMHGVLLALHRPLRDTAHATSPGQVRDWWRILLCFHAVTFLWIFFRAKTLNDAWLMIEGTISGSWNGPLPFWGMILIFAAMLMHFAERWIRNRAAKFREQAAGIVGGAQEGCLLGLLLVLVIAASGRGGEFLDLHRTLPDRAFRDSRDHINFRDSADPTARMAKPMLDWLLRRGRSVDLPSDPS; this comes from the coding sequence ATGTCGATATCTATCGAGGCGCCGCCTACTTTCGCCCGCTATGCGCTTTTCGTCAGCTTTTTTCCGCAATTGATCGCCGGGCGAATTCTGCGCGGACAGGAGTTCCTGCCTCAGTTAACAGCGTCTGCCCGGATCACCACCGAGAAAAATCGACGCGGCATCTGGTTGATCGCATCCGGTTTGCCGAAAAAAGTCATCCTTGGAGATTTCCTCTTCGCGCCGCTCGTGGAACCGATTTTCGCCGATCCGGGTATCACAAGCGGACCGCTTCATTTACTCGCGATCTACGCTTTTGCCTTCCAGATCTATTTCGACTTTTCGGGCTATACCGATATGGCCCGCGGCATCGCTCGGCTGCTTGGATTCGAGTTCCCCAAGAACTTCGAGGAACCCCATCTTTCCAGAAACCCCACTGAATTTTGGCGCCGTTGGCAGATCACCCCGTCCCGATGGCTGCGCGATTATCTTTATATCCCTCTGGGCGGCAACCGGGGTGGGAGTTTCCGAAGCGGCAGCAACCTTCTGATCACGATACTGATGGGCGGGTTATGGCATGGCGCTGGTTGGAACTTCCTTCTTTGGGGTGGAATGCACGGGGTCCTGCTCGCTCTCCACCGCCCCCTGCGCGACACGGCACACGCGACCTCGCCCGGCCAGGTGCGGGACTGGTGGCGCATTCTGCTTTGCTTCCATGCGGTCACTTTTCTTTGGATATTTTTCCGTGCCAAGACACTGAATGATGCATGGTTGATGATCGAGGGGACGATCTCCGGATCATGGAATGGGCCCCTGCCCTTCTGGGGCATGATTTTGATTTTCGCGGCCATGCTGATGCATTTCGCCGAGCGGTGGATTCGAAATCGCGCAGCGAAATTCCGAGAACAAGCGGCCGGGATTGTCGGCGGCGCTCAGGAAGGCTGCCTGCTCGGACTGCTTCTGGTTCTGGTGATCGCCGCCAGCGGTCGCGGCGGCGAATTTCTCGACTTGCATCGAACACTTCCCGACCGGGCCTTCCGCGACAGCCGGGATCATATCAATTTTCGGGATTCCGCAGATCCCACGGCCCGGATGGCTAAACCGATGCTCGATTGGCTGCTGCGCCGGGGCCGCTCCGTCGACCTTCCGTCGGATCCCAGCTAA
- a CDS encoding LLM class F420-dependent oxidoreductase has product MARYGMTIPMNGIPLHQHEDWLKEMFDLGYTDFWSSEAMGHDGFTPLALAAAWVPEARLGVAIVPAFTRGPALMSQCVASLADAAPGRFVMGIGTSSDVIVERWNDIPFEKPLAQVRDMVRFLRKSLAGEKVNESFDRFHVRGFRSGVVLEQQPPILLAALRKPMLRLAGREGDGAILNWLSAEDVKTVTPFVHEGGPGKEIVARLFVLPTEDRATALAIGRHAAAAYLNVGVYAAFHEWLGRGEQLADMWKLWKEGDRKAALEAIPEEVVDDLIISGSPDQCREHIQRFQDNGIDTPALAILHTDDLRQTVRDLAPR; this is encoded by the coding sequence ATGGCGCGCTATGGCATGACGATTCCGATGAATGGCATCCCTCTGCACCAGCACGAGGATTGGCTGAAAGAGATGTTCGACCTCGGCTATACTGATTTCTGGTCTTCCGAGGCGATGGGACACGACGGATTTACCCCTCTCGCTCTGGCCGCCGCCTGGGTCCCGGAAGCAAGACTCGGGGTCGCTATTGTCCCGGCCTTCACCCGCGGGCCGGCCCTGATGTCGCAATGCGTAGCTTCGCTGGCCGACGCTGCTCCCGGTCGTTTCGTGATGGGCATCGGAACTTCCTCGGATGTCATCGTCGAGCGATGGAACGACATCCCCTTCGAGAAACCGCTCGCTCAGGTTCGCGATATGGTGCGATTCCTTCGCAAATCTCTCGCGGGCGAAAAAGTCAATGAATCCTTCGATCGCTTCCATGTGCGGGGGTTCCGATCCGGAGTCGTGCTGGAGCAACAACCGCCAATCCTGCTGGCAGCCCTGCGCAAGCCCATGCTGCGCCTCGCCGGCCGGGAAGGCGATGGCGCTATCCTCAACTGGCTCTCGGCAGAAGATGTGAAGACCGTGACGCCCTTCGTGCATGAGGGCGGGCCCGGCAAGGAAATCGTGGCACGTCTCTTTGTGCTCCCCACCGAAGACCGCGCCACGGCTCTCGCCATCGGTCGGCATGCCGCGGCTGCTTATCTGAATGTGGGAGTCTATGCGGCCTTCCACGAGTGGCTGGGACGCGGCGAGCAGCTAGCCGATATGTGGAAGCTATGGAAGGAAGGCGATCGCAAGGCCGCACTCGAGGCGATACCCGAAGAGGTCGTCGACGATCTGATCATCAGCGGATCGCCCGACCAATGCCGCGAACATATCCAACGCTTTCAGGATAACGGCATCGACACCCCGGCACTGGCTATTTTGCATACCGACGATCTGCGCCAGACGGTGCGCGACCTCGCACCGCGCTGA